One region of Coleofasciculaceae cyanobacterium genomic DNA includes:
- the dgt gene encoding dNTP triphosphohydrolase, whose amino-acid sequence MSKRQQRQHNPFGNRRDKPGDSRKSFQVDRDRVLYSSAFRRLAQITQVLTAQEGHVFHNRLTHSLKVAQVARRLAERLAAEQPEVAKAIGEVDPDVVEAAALAHDLGHPPFGHTAEEELNACAMKAGLTDGFEGNAQSFRILTRLAIHRIDYYGLNLTRATLNAVLKYPWLRSPDSTSKRHHKFSIYNLDREAFLFARLEPGDSQSIEASIMDFADDITYSVHDLEDFYLAGLIPLELLATDWDELDRFITEWLRVSPNNRVAKVVKANPHRFQNFLNATYNLKGQYPPGSFEQKAQIKRVSSQLIQTYVQSVQLSTEYGDRGYLKYNRNREEELKFLQRIVWSYVISNPRLATQRYGQKRIIKTLFEIYLQAISDRDLSFIPARFVKEFLEIEANLDDTKQLSQEQTRMAVDIVAGLSEAEAVIQYRRLTGISQGSFLDSWM is encoded by the coding sequence ATGTCGAAAAGACAACAAAGACAGCATAATCCTTTTGGCAATCGGAGAGACAAGCCAGGAGATAGTCGCAAATCTTTTCAGGTAGATCGCGATCGCGTTTTATATTCTTCTGCATTTCGGCGTTTAGCACAAATTACTCAAGTTTTGACGGCGCAAGAAGGTCATGTATTTCACAATCGTTTAACTCACTCTTTGAAAGTCGCGCAGGTAGCTCGCAGATTAGCCGAAAGACTAGCAGCAGAACAACCAGAAGTAGCGAAGGCAATCGGCGAGGTAGATCCAGACGTAGTGGAAGCTGCCGCTTTAGCTCATGATTTGGGACATCCTCCCTTTGGTCATACAGCAGAAGAAGAACTAAATGCTTGTGCGATGAAAGCTGGTTTAACTGATGGTTTTGAGGGTAACGCCCAATCTTTTCGGATTCTGACTAGGTTGGCAATCCATCGCATCGATTACTATGGCTTAAATTTAACCAGAGCTACTCTAAATGCCGTTTTAAAATATCCCTGGTTGCGATCGCCTGACAGTACTTCCAAAAGACATCACAAGTTTTCGATTTATAATCTAGACCGCGAAGCCTTTTTATTTGCTCGCTTAGAACCTGGAGACTCGCAGTCAATTGAAGCTAGCATCATGGATTTTGCCGATGATATTACCTACAGCGTTCATGACTTAGAAGACTTTTATTTGGCTGGTTTAATTCCTTTAGAGCTATTAGCAACAGACTGGGATGAACTAGACCGCTTTATTACAGAATGGCTACGAGTATCTCCCAATAATCGAGTGGCCAAGGTGGTCAAAGCTAATCCTCACCGCTTCCAAAACTTTCTTAATGCAACTTACAATTTAAAAGGGCAATATCCGCCTGGTTCTTTTGAACAAAAAGCCCAAATTAAACGCGTTAGCTCGCAGCTGATTCAAACCTATGTCCAGTCAGTACAGCTAAGCACCGAATATGGCGATCGCGGTTATTTAAAATATAATCGTAATCGAGAAGAAGAACTTAAATTTCTCCAGCGTATTGTTTGGTCTTACGTTATTTCTAATCCTCGTTTAGCTACTCAAAGATACGGACAAAAAAGAATTATTAAAACCCTGTTTGAAATTTATCTCCAGGCAATTAGCGATCGCGATCTCAGTTTTATCCCTGCACGGTTTGTTAAAGAATTTTTAGAAATTGAAGCTAACTTAGACGACACAAAGCAATTGAGCCAAGAACAAACTAGGATGGCGGTAGATATTGTTGCAGGATTAAGCGAAGCAGAAGCAGTAATTCAATATCGTCGTCTCACAGGAATCAGCCAAGGCTCTTTTTTGGATAGTTGGATGTAA
- a CDS encoding HAD family hydrolase, translating into MSQKIPHILALDFDGVICDGLIEYFVSTKQAYQQIWSEAVDDSLAPMFYRLRPVIETGWEMPILLRALVLGVAEVEILENFQAIALQITESEGLKKQAVVQQLDRVRDNWIENNLADWLKLHRFYPGVIERLQQIVNSAVELYIITTKEGRFAQKLLTQEGINLSMAQIFGKESKRPKYETLRILRDRHQQPGEDISIFFVEDRLKALQQVIQQTDLESVELFLADWGYNLQGDRYLASQSQRIQILSLEQFQQDFIAW; encoded by the coding sequence ATGTCTCAAAAAATTCCTCATATCTTGGCATTAGACTTTGATGGTGTAATTTGTGATGGTTTAATTGAGTATTTTGTCAGTACTAAACAAGCCTATCAACAAATATGGTCTGAAGCTGTGGATGACAGCCTTGCACCCATGTTTTATCGCTTACGCCCTGTAATTGAAACTGGTTGGGAAATGCCGATTTTACTACGAGCGTTGGTCTTGGGAGTTGCTGAAGTAGAAATCTTGGAAAATTTTCAGGCGATCGCTTTACAAATAACCGAATCTGAAGGGTTAAAAAAGCAAGCAGTGGTGCAACAGTTAGATCGAGTTAGAGATAACTGGATCGAGAATAATTTAGCTGATTGGCTCAAGCTACATCGTTTCTACCCTGGAGTAATTGAGCGTCTCCAACAAATAGTTAATTCCGCGGTTGAATTGTATATTATCACTACCAAAGAAGGGCGTTTTGCCCAAAAGTTACTAACACAAGAGGGCATAAATTTATCTATGGCTCAAATTTTCGGCAAAGAAAGTAAACGCCCTAAATATGAAACCTTGAGAATTTTGCGAGACAGACATCAACAGCCAGGAGAAGATATTAGTATTTTCTTTGTCGAGGATCGACTCAAAGCTTTACAGCAGGTAATACAACAGACTGACTTAGAATCTGTAGAATTATTTTTGGCAGATTGGGGCTATAATCTCCAAGGCGATCGCTATTTAGCATCTCAATCTCAGCGAATCCAAATATTGTCTCTAGAGCAATTCCAGCAGGACTTTATCGCCTGGTAA
- a CDS encoding late competence development ComFB family protein, translating into MKNNRPEKDYINRNVMEVLVSDEIDRQMVRLPNNIKKFINPLEVATYALNRLPALYASSQQGFNKQKLKGRSEYSVKITQEVRKGFAAVQQDLLRTSTPLLAENEAEIDQSIQEAQAALQELADYLPEKDLTWKNIIKLVKPILAELKAQDPTEANARKVRSRSSGLWGDSAYK; encoded by the coding sequence ATGAAAAATAACCGACCAGAAAAGGATTACATTAATCGCAACGTTATGGAAGTATTAGTTTCTGATGAAATCGATAGACAGATGGTTCGGCTTCCTAATAATATCAAAAAATTTATTAATCCTCTTGAAGTAGCCACTTATGCACTCAATAGATTACCCGCTTTATATGCTTCCTCTCAACAAGGATTTAATAAACAAAAACTTAAAGGACGTTCAGAATATAGCGTCAAAATTACTCAAGAAGTGCGTAAAGGATTTGCAGCGGTTCAACAAGATCTTTTGCGTACTTCTACTCCTTTATTAGCAGAAAATGAGGCTGAAATCGACCAAAGTATTCAAGAAGCTCAAGCTGCTTTACAAGAATTAGCTGACTATTTACCAGAAAAAGATTTAACCTGGAAAAACATTATTAAGCTAGTTAAGCCTATATTAGCTGAATTGAAAGCTCAGGATCCCACAGAAGCTAATGCGCGAAAAGTTCGTTCTAGATCTAGTGGTCTTTGGGGAGATTCTGCTTATAAATAA
- the cphA gene encoding cyanophycin synthetase, whose amino-acid sequence MRILKTQTLRGPNYWSIRRNKLIVMQLDLEELTEKTSNEIPGFYDGVIAVLPSLIEHHCSRGHRGGFLERIKEGTLMGHIIEHIALELQELAGMPVGFGRTRETSTPGVFNVVFEYIEEQAGRYAGRAAVRLCESIVETGTYSNLELEQDLADLQELYANAALGPSTETIIKEAEARKIPWMWLSARAMLQLGYGAKQKRIQATLSNSTSILAVELACDKEGTKNILGNAGVPVPRGTVIEYLDELEQAIADVGGFPIVIKPLDGNHGRGITININHWSEAEAAYDLASQASKTRSIIVEQYYQGNDHRILVIDNKVVAVAERIPAHVVGNGKYTIKQLIDITNQDPRRGNGHDNVLTKIIIDQTSQAVLAKQGYSLDSVLPAQKTAYLRATANLSTGGIAIDRTDEIHPENIWVAQRVAKIIGLDIAGIDVVTSDISKPLKETKGVIVEVNAAPGFRMHAAPSHGLPRNVGASVLEMLFPEQAPSRIPIVAITGTNGKTTTTRLTAHIYRQTDKIVGFTATDGIYIQEYLVEQGDNTGPYSAGAILKDPTVEVAVLETARGGILRSGLAFDSCDIGVVLNVAADHLGLGGIDTIEQMARVKSVVAETVKAEGYAILNADDPLVAAMAEKLNCKVAYFSMNPDNPIIIEHSRRSGLAAIYENGYLSILEGKWTLRVEKAVNIPMTMGGMAPFMIANALASCLATFAQGVDIELIRQGVRTFTTSAEQTPGRMNLFEVENYHVLIDYAHNPHGFKAVGDFVRNWHGAKTSIVGGPGDRRDEDLILLGSISAQIFDRIIVKEDRDPRGREPGEVADLIVKGICQINPNAAYEIILDETNAINIALNEAQAESLVVVFPEKVELAISLIKQRMESDRPKIALPQPS is encoded by the coding sequence ATGAGAATTCTTAAGACTCAAACCTTACGTGGTCCTAACTATTGGAGTATTCGGCGCAACAAGCTGATTGTAATGCAGCTAGATCTAGAAGAGTTAACCGAAAAGACATCCAATGAGATTCCTGGGTTTTATGATGGTGTAATTGCAGTATTACCTAGCTTAATTGAACATCATTGTTCCCGTGGGCATCGCGGTGGTTTCCTTGAAAGAATTAAAGAAGGCACTTTGATGGGGCATATTATTGAACATATTGCCTTAGAGCTACAAGAATTGGCAGGAATGCCCGTAGGATTTGGTCGCACTAGAGAGACTTCCACCCCAGGGGTATTCAACGTCGTCTTTGAATATATCGAAGAACAGGCTGGTCGTTATGCAGGAAGAGCAGCAGTTAGGTTGTGTGAATCTATCGTAGAAACAGGTACTTATTCTAATCTGGAGTTAGAACAAGACCTAGCAGATCTTCAAGAACTTTATGCTAATGCGGCTCTTGGCCCTTCCACAGAGACAATTATTAAAGAAGCTGAAGCACGAAAAATTCCTTGGATGTGGCTTAGTGCTAGAGCCATGTTGCAGCTTGGTTATGGAGCGAAGCAAAAACGGATTCAAGCTACTTTAAGCAATAGCACCAGTATTTTGGCGGTAGAACTTGCTTGTGATAAAGAAGGTACTAAAAATATTCTAGGTAATGCCGGAGTACCTGTTCCTCGAGGTACGGTGATTGAGTATTTAGATGAATTAGAGCAAGCGATCGCCGATGTCGGTGGATTTCCGATTGTGATTAAACCTTTGGATGGCAATCATGGTCGGGGGATCACAATTAACATCAATCATTGGTCAGAAGCAGAAGCCGCTTACGATCTAGCTAGTCAAGCTTCTAAAACTCGCTCTATAATTGTCGAGCAATATTATCAAGGCAACGACCATCGTATTTTGGTCATTGACAACAAAGTCGTAGCTGTAGCTGAAAGAATTCCAGCTCATGTAGTTGGTAATGGTAAATATACTATTAAACAGCTGATTGATATTACTAACCAAGACCCCAGGCGTGGAAACGGACATGATAATGTTCTGACTAAAATTATTATCGACCAAACGTCTCAAGCTGTATTAGCTAAACAGGGCTATAGCTTGGATTCTGTCTTGCCAGCCCAAAAAACTGCCTACCTGCGTGCTACGGCTAATCTAAGTACGGGAGGGATTGCAATTGATCGCACCGACGAAATTCATCCTGAAAACATCTGGGTAGCTCAAAGAGTAGCGAAAATAATTGGTTTAGACATTGCAGGAATTGATGTTGTCACCTCAGATATTAGTAAACCCCTGAAAGAAACCAAAGGGGTAATAGTTGAAGTTAATGCAGCTCCTGGATTTAGAATGCACGCAGCACCTAGTCATGGGCTACCTCGTAACGTTGGTGCATCCGTCTTAGAAATGTTGTTTCCCGAACAGGCTCCTAGCCGTATTCCCATCGTGGCAATCACGGGAACAAATGGTAAAACCACTACTACCAGGCTAACTGCCCACATCTATCGCCAAACTGATAAAATAGTCGGTTTTACCGCCACTGACGGTATTTATATCCAAGAGTATTTAGTCGAACAGGGAGATAATACTGGTCCTTATAGTGCGGGAGCAATTCTTAAAGATCCTACCGTCGAAGTAGCTGTATTGGAAACAGCGCGCGGTGGCATCTTACGCTCTGGGTTGGCTTTCGATAGCTGTGATATTGGAGTGGTATTAAACGTTGCTGCCGATCATCTGGGTTTAGGTGGTATTGATACTATCGAACAAATGGCGCGGGTCAAAAGCGTTGTGGCTGAAACAGTCAAGGCAGAGGGCTATGCCATCTTGAATGCCGATGACCCTTTGGTGGCAGCGATGGCAGAAAAGTTAAACTGCAAGGTGGCGTATTTTTCGATGAACCCTGATAATCCAATCATTATCGAACATAGTCGCCGTAGTGGGTTAGCAGCGATTTATGAAAATGGTTATCTCTCCATCTTGGAAGGTAAATGGACTTTAAGGGTGGAAAAGGCAGTTAATATTCCCATGACGATGGGAGGAATGGCTCCCTTTATGATTGCTAATGCTTTGGCTAGCTGTTTGGCTACCTTTGCTCAAGGTGTTGATATAGAGCTAATTCGACAAGGCGTACGTACTTTTACTACCTCAGCCGAACAAACGCCAGGGAGAATGAACCTGTTTGAGGTTGAGAATTATCACGTGTTGATAGATTACGCTCACAATCCTCATGGGTTTAAGGCAGTCGGCGATTTTGTGCGCAACTGGCATGGAGCAAAAACTAGTATAGTCGGCGGTCCAGGCGATCGCCGAGATGAAGATCTAATCTTGCTGGGTAGTATTTCCGCCCAAATCTTTGACCGAATTATTGTTAAAGAAGATCGAGATCCAAGAGGTAGAGAACCAGGCGAAGTTGCCGATCTAATTGTTAAGGGAATTTGTCAGATAAATCCCAATGCTGCTTATGAAATTATTCTCGATGAAACTAATGCCATAAATATTGCTTTAAATGAGGCACAAGCCGAAAGTTTGGTAGTTGTATTTCCCGAAAAAGTTGAGCTGGCAATTAGTCTAATTAAACAACGTATGGAAAGCGATCGACCTAAAATTGCGCTACCACAACCTTCCTAA
- a CDS encoding cyanophycinase, which yields MINTEVNNQTTYSSQSTKNAILVIGGAEDKVHGKEILQTFFQRSGGTDALIGIVPCASREPSLIGERYYRLFSEMGAKEIQVLDVRDRSSADNLAYRSFVEDCTGIFLTGGDQLRLCGLLADTTLMNRIVARAQKREISLAGTSAGAAVMGHHMISGGSSAEPPNRSLVDMAKGLNIIPQVLIDQHFYNRNRLARLLSAISSHPELLGIGIDEDTCAMFESDGVIQVIGKGAVTIIDAREMSCSNQAKVQGNEPLSMHNLKLHILGYGDRYDLNRHLALN from the coding sequence ATGATCAATACTGAAGTCAACAATCAAACCACGTATTCCTCACAATCTACCAAAAACGCTATTTTAGTTATTGGCGGTGCTGAAGATAAAGTACACGGCAAGGAAATATTGCAAACTTTCTTCCAACGTTCAGGAGGGACAGATGCCCTAATTGGGATTGTTCCCTGTGCATCTAGAGAACCAAGTCTAATTGGAGAAAGATACTATCGTCTCTTTAGCGAAATGGGAGCGAAAGAAATTCAAGTCTTGGATGTACGAGATCGCTCTAGCGCCGATAATTTAGCTTATCGCAGTTTTGTAGAAGACTGCACAGGAATTTTCTTGACTGGTGGGGATCAACTTCGTCTATGTGGTTTGCTGGCAGACACTACGTTAATGAATCGGATTGTAGCAAGAGCGCAAAAACGAGAAATTAGTTTGGCGGGAACTAGTGCCGGGGCAGCAGTGATGGGACATCACATGATTTCGGGAGGCAGTAGCGCCGAGCCGCCCAATCGCTCTCTAGTAGATATGGCCAAGGGTTTAAATATTATTCCTCAAGTATTAATCGACCAGCATTTTTATAACCGCAATCGTTTAGCGCGACTGTTAAGCGCGATTTCTAGCCATCCTGAACTACTGGGCATTGGTATTGATGAAGATACCTGCGCGATGTTTGAAAGTGACGGCGTAATTCAGGTAATTGGCAAAGGAGCCGTAACCATTATTGACGCAAGAGAAATGTCTTGCTCTAATCAAGCAAAAGTTCAGGGTAACGAACCTTTGAGTATGCACAATCTCAAGCTGCATATCTTAGGTTATGGCGATCGCTATGATCTAAATCGGCATCTTGCTCTCAACTAA
- the trmD gene encoding tRNA (guanosine(37)-N1)-methyltransferase TrmD, translating into MRFDIITLFPDFFTSPLNCSLLGKAIAKKIATVNLVNPRDFTIDKHRKVDDITYGGGVGMLLKPEPMFAAVESLPVLPQREIILMTPQGQPLDQPLLKDLATNYQQLVLICGHYEGVDERIRQHLVTKEISLGDFVLTCGEIPALTLINGVTRLLPGTVGKVESLKAESFETTLLDYPQYTRPAEYRGWQVPEVLRSGNHKLIDHWRKEEQIKRTRDRRPDLWQKWQERNC; encoded by the coding sequence GTGCGTTTTGATATTATCACTCTTTTCCCCGACTTTTTTACCTCTCCACTTAATTGCAGTTTATTAGGCAAAGCGATCGCCAAAAAGATTGCTACTGTAAATCTAGTTAACCCCCGCGACTTTACCATTGACAAGCACCGTAAAGTGGATGACATAACTTACGGGGGTGGTGTAGGAATGTTGCTCAAGCCCGAACCGATGTTTGCCGCGGTGGAATCATTACCCGTTTTGCCTCAAAGGGAGATTATTTTAATGACTCCTCAAGGGCAACCATTAGATCAGCCTTTACTTAAGGATTTAGCGACTAATTATCAGCAACTAGTATTAATCTGCGGTCATTACGAAGGAGTAGATGAAAGAATACGGCAGCATTTAGTTACCAAAGAAATATCTCTAGGTGATTTTGTTTTAACCTGTGGCGAAATTCCCGCCCTGACGCTGATCAATGGCGTAACTAGACTCTTACCTGGAACGGTAGGTAAAGTAGAATCTTTAAAGGCAGAAAGCTTTGAAACAACATTGCTCGACTATCCTCAATATACTAGACCTGCTGAATATCGAGGTTGGCAAGTTCCTGAAGTATTGCGCTCGGGTAACCATAAGCTTATCGATCACTGGCGCAAAGAGGAACAGATCAAACGCACTCGCGATCGCCGTCCCGATTTATGGCAGAAATGGCAAGAACGTAATTGCTGA
- the lhgO gene encoding L-2-hydroxyglutarate oxidase — MYNFVIVGGGIVGLSTAMALSQRFPNAKIALLEKEASWAAHQTGHNSGVIHSGIYYKPGSFKAKLCREGNLSLVDFCDKYQINYQICGKVIVATEPHELSLLDDLYQRGLANELEVAKVKQEQVKEIEPHVNCLAGIWVKSTGIVDYKQVCQKYAELAQEQGVDLHNNTRVQGIKSTPEGHVLETNQGEYQTKFLINCAGLYSDRLTKLANEQPPAKIIPFRGEYYELTPEKRYLVNGAIYPVPNPHFPFLGVHFTPGIDGSVHAGPNAVLGFKREAYRKLDFDLQDFMETMTYPGFWKLAAKYSNEGIQEMIRSWSKTIFVRSLQRLIPEVQAQDVVPTPAGVRAQALRSDGKMVDDFLILNRNKAMHVCNAPSPAATASIEIGKQIVAQLPDVV, encoded by the coding sequence ATGTATAACTTTGTTATTGTTGGTGGTGGTATTGTTGGCTTGTCTACGGCAATGGCTCTTAGTCAGCGATTTCCTAACGCTAAAATTGCTTTATTAGAAAAAGAAGCATCTTGGGCTGCTCACCAAACAGGACATAATAGTGGTGTGATCCATTCTGGTATTTATTACAAACCAGGCAGTTTTAAAGCTAAACTTTGTCGTGAAGGCAATCTTTCTCTGGTTGATTTTTGCGACAAATACCAGATTAACTATCAAATATGTGGCAAGGTCATAGTGGCAACTGAACCTCACGAGTTATCCTTGCTAGACGATCTTTATCAAAGAGGTTTGGCTAATGAGCTTGAGGTTGCTAAAGTTAAGCAAGAGCAGGTAAAAGAAATTGAACCCCACGTTAATTGTTTGGCAGGAATATGGGTTAAATCCACGGGAATTGTGGACTATAAGCAAGTCTGCCAGAAATACGCCGAGCTTGCCCAAGAACAGGGAGTCGATCTACATAACAACACTCGTGTTCAAGGCATTAAATCCACCCCGGAAGGTCATGTTTTAGAGACTAATCAGGGTGAATACCAAACTAAGTTTTTGATTAACTGTGCTGGGCTTTATAGCGATCGCCTTACCAAACTTGCTAATGAGCAGCCACCAGCTAAAATCATTCCATTTCGAGGAGAATATTACGAATTAACCCCTGAAAAACGTTATTTGGTCAATGGAGCAATTTATCCTGTTCCCAATCCCCATTTTCCCTTCTTAGGGGTGCATTTTACTCCTGGTATTGACGGTAGCGTTCATGCTGGCCCCAATGCGGTACTAGGCTTTAAACGAGAAGCCTATCGTAAATTGGACTTCGATCTCCAGGATTTCATGGAAACCATGACCTATCCTGGTTTTTGGAAGCTGGCAGCTAAATACTCAAACGAAGGGATACAAGAGATGATTCGTTCTTGGAGTAAAACAATTTTTGTTCGTAGTCTACAAAGATTGATTCCCGAAGTCCAGGCTCAAGATGTTGTGCCTACCCCTGCGGGAGTTAGAGCGCAGGCTTTAAGAAGCGATGGCAAAATGGTTGATGATTTTTTGATTCTCAACCGCAACAAAGCAATGCACGTTTGTAATGCTCCTTCCCCTGCTGCTACTGCTTCGATTGAAATTGGTAAACAAATTGTGGCTCAGTTGCCTGATGTAGTCTAG